The proteins below come from a single Chitinophaga pinensis DSM 2588 genomic window:
- a CDS encoding DNA-directed RNA polymerase subunit omega: protein MSKIKRGLTSSINPMVETKNTTEIKSKTGNLYESIAVIAKRANQINISVKEELHSKLEEFASHTDNLEEVHENKEQIEISRFYERMANPAIQATMEFLEDKIYFRRNDDDLYS from the coding sequence ATGAGCAAAATAAAAAGAGGTCTCACCAGCAGCATCAATCCGATGGTTGAAACAAAAAACACCACCGAGATTAAGAGCAAAACTGGCAACCTGTATGAGTCTATTGCAGTTATCGCTAAACGCGCCAACCAGATCAACATATCTGTGAAGGAAGAACTGCACTCCAAGCTGGAAGAATTTGCCAGCCACACAGATAACCTGGAGGAAGTGCATGAGAACAAAGAGCAGATCGAAATCTCCCGTTTCTATGAAAGAATGGCAAATCCTGCTATTCAGGCAACCATGGAATTCCTGGAAGATAAGATCTACTTCCGTAGAAATGACGACGACTTATATAGCTAA
- a CDS encoding outer membrane protein assembly factor BamD, with the protein MRKLVLYICLFVAATAAVSCNTELRRIEKSKDYEAKLAYADKLYAKKKYMTAQTLYESLFQVYKGTDKYEPMYYNYCYCSYKMKDYVQAGFYFKNYLDNFPNSPRATEMDYMQAYCYYKQSPKVALDQTNTQKAIAAMQTFINNYPTSDKVPEANLVIELSRRKLEKKEYNNAELYYNLGHYQAAAITFKSLMRNFPDSDKSDSYKYMAIKAYYNYAKNSVWEKQKERYEDVLSEYLDFADHYNASKLKGDAEKYYTLAQSNIKTIDSYNKPDRSKKEEKKAKKAVNKAEKDTQPGTESKNN; encoded by the coding sequence ATGCGGAAATTAGTTTTATACATTTGTCTCTTTGTAGCGGCCACAGCTGCGGTGTCCTGTAATACCGAGCTGCGCAGAATTGAAAAAAGTAAGGATTACGAAGCGAAGCTTGCGTACGCCGATAAACTGTATGCGAAGAAAAAATACATGACTGCTCAGACATTGTATGAATCTTTATTCCAGGTATACAAAGGAACCGACAAGTACGAGCCTATGTACTATAACTACTGCTACTGTTCCTACAAAATGAAGGATTATGTGCAGGCAGGTTTCTACTTCAAAAACTACCTGGATAACTTCCCTAACAGTCCGCGCGCGACCGAAATGGACTACATGCAGGCTTATTGCTATTACAAACAATCTCCTAAGGTAGCACTGGACCAGACCAATACGCAGAAGGCGATCGCTGCCATGCAGACCTTTATCAACAACTATCCTACGTCTGATAAAGTACCTGAGGCTAACCTGGTGATCGAACTGTCCCGCAGGAAACTGGAAAAGAAAGAATACAACAACGCCGAATTATATTATAACCTGGGCCACTACCAGGCGGCTGCCATCACCTTCAAAAGCCTGATGCGTAATTTCCCGGATTCTGATAAGAGCGATTCTTATAAGTATATGGCAATCAAGGCTTATTATAACTACGCCAAAAACAGCGTATGGGAAAAGCAGAAAGAGCGTTATGAGGATGTGCTGAGTGAGTACCTGGACTTTGCTGACCACTACAACGCCAGCAAACTGAAAGGAGATGCCGAAAAATATTATACCTTAGCGCAGAGTAATATTAAGACGATCGATAGCTACAACAAGCCCGACCGTAGCAAAAAAGAAGAGAAGAAGGCCAAAAAAGCGGTGAATAAGGCAGAAAAAGATACCCAGCCGGGTACGGAATCTAAAAACAATTAA